The following proteins are co-located in the Rhodococcus opacus B4 genome:
- a CDS encoding type II toxin-antitoxin system RelE family toxin, translated as MIYEVSLTPAAARQLRKFDPQVRRRVQAAIELLATEPRPPAATRLVGGNGEWRVRTGDYRIVYEIVDERLLVLVLTVGHRREIYQRH; from the coding sequence ATGATCTACGAGGTCTCATTGACCCCTGCCGCAGCACGGCAGTTGCGCAAGTTCGATCCGCAGGTGCGCCGACGAGTGCAAGCGGCCATCGAATTACTTGCCACCGAGCCGCGGCCGCCGGCAGCGACGCGCCTGGTCGGTGGCAATGGGGAGTGGCGCGTGCGAACCGGTGACTACCGAATCGTCTACGAGATCGTGGACGAGCGGCTCTTGGTGCTTGTCTTGACCGTTGGGCATCGCCGTGAGATCTACCAGCGACACTGA
- a CDS encoding type II toxin-antitoxin system Phd/YefM family antitoxin, with amino-acid sequence MSDAVALSISDARTHLAAIIDRARSDHQPVYVARRGRRVAAVIDADDLDRLLELAEDMADIRAAEQARAEMQSTGETPIPWDEVKADLGLA; translated from the coding sequence ATGTCTGATGCCGTTGCTCTCAGCATCTCCGATGCACGCACCCACCTGGCAGCGATCATCGATCGCGCTCGGTCCGACCACCAGCCCGTCTACGTCGCTCGCCGCGGACGTCGGGTAGCGGCTGTCATCGATGCCGACGACCTCGATCGTCTCCTCGAGCTGGCAGAGGACATGGCCGACATTCGCGCCGCTGAGCAGGCGCGCGCCGAGATGCAGTCGACTGGGGAGACGCCGATACCGTGGGATGAGGTCAAGGCCGATCTCGGCCTCGCATGA